The Vicia villosa cultivar HV-30 ecotype Madison, WI unplaced genomic scaffold, Vvil1.0 ctg.000794F_1_1, whole genome shotgun sequence genomic sequence TTATCATTGACTCTAAGCATTTCTGAAAGCTATCACCATGTCTTTCTATTCTTAAATATATTGTCCAATGCAGTAGCACTATCAATATTCTCTTCTCTTGTCATCTTCTTCTAAGATTTTAAGTTAAATGTAACACACCCTCTCTCATAACCGAAACTTTTACTGACTATCTCACTCATTTAATGGATAATGAGACCAACACTGCAAAGCTAAGCTCAAGCCATTGGAAATCATTTTACAGCTTTGCTGATAAAGTGAAAAGATTTCCAGGTTTGGTGAGGAGAACAATTTGGAAAGTTGGCAAAGATGATCCAAGAAAAGTGGTTCATTCTTTGAAAGTTGGTCTGGCTTTGACACTAATTTCTTTGTTGTATCTTGCGGATCCGTTGTACAAAGGGATAGGAAAAAATGCTGTGGTGGCTGTCATGACTGTGGTGGTTGTGATGGAGTTTACTGTTGGTAAGCAATTATCATTTCTCAGTAACATCATTATTATCATGTGTTATAATCATAGCTTCATAGGTATTGATTATGATTGCAGGAGGAACCTTATCCAAAGGACTAAATAGAGGATTAGGGACTCTTTCGGCAGGATTGTTGGCATTTTTTATTGAGTATCTTGCAGATGCACCCGGCCATATTTTTCGAGCGGTTTTCATTGGTGCTGCGGTTTTCATTTTAGGTAAAATGttaattttcattgaaaaatactTGACTCTTGATTCAATAATACAGTTGTAGAAAAAAGTATCTGTTTGTTGAGATTTTAAATCTGATCAAACATTTTGTCATCTGGCTCGAGATTCCCAAATATTTGGCTTAATCATTGTTAGACTGTTGGTTTTGCAGGAGCTGCAGCTACGTATATCAGATTCATTCCTTATATAAAGAAGAATTATGACTATGGTGTTATGATATTTCTTTTGACATTCAATTTGATAATTGTATCAAGTTACCGCGTTGATAATGTCTTGAGCATGGCAAAAGACCGCATCTCTACCATATGCATTGGCGTCGCCCTTTGTCTAGTGATGAGCCTATTAGTATTTCCAAACTGGTCAGGGGAAGACCTTCATAAATCCACCATATCAAAGCTTGATGGCATAGCCAACTCTATTGAAGGTAAAACATAGTACTAATGTAGAAAATTGCTActtattaaagattaaaaaaggTACAACGGTTCTACTGTCTCGGTCTATATAATTGATGGTTAAAATAATATCGCAGTTACCGTTGTGGAATATTTTAATGATTCTGAAAAACAAGCAAATGAAGATGATTCATCTGAGGATCCTATTTACAAGTGCTACGAGGCCATTTTAGACTCTAAGGCCAAGGATGAAACGCTTGTAAGTTAGTGTCCATTTTTTATTTTAGCAAAGAATATCGTAAATCGGTGTTTTATGATAGACGATCTTATAGTGTAGAATTGAACAGGCAATGCAAGCAAATTGGGAGCCAAGATACTCAAGAAGCTGCCACAGGATCCCGTGGCAGCAATATGCAACAGTGGGAGCTTCTCTTCGTCATTTTAGTTACACTGTTGTAGCTCTACATGGATGTCTTCAATCTGAAATTCAGGTACTGAATCAATTATTTTGGACACAACTAAACTTTTAAAGAATAGAGTTTATACTATGCCAACTCGTCTTTTTTCACAAAAATTATTTCAACTTGCTCCTATAAGACTCACCCTTGAGCTACAAGGTTATCTGTCATGTTATTGACAACACATGGGATCACTATCACAATTATTGAATTATAAGCTCTAGTATAAAATATAACTTTCAAATTTGTTGCTTATATATACAGTTAACTTATCTATTATTTAAAATCTGTTTCATGAAGACACCGAGGTCAATCCGTAATCTGtacaaagattcttgcatcaaacttgcaaaagaagTATCAAAAGTACTAAGGGTAATGGCGAACAGCATAAGGAACAAGCGACAAATTCCCCTTGAGAGACTCTCTGATAATCTGAGCGAAGCTTTACAAGACCTTGACAATGCATTGAAATCGCATCCACAACTTTTACTAGGATCGAGGAATGGTCGAAGTCAAATCCCCATAACCCCCAAAACTCCTAAAACCCCCAACCTCTACATGCTTGATGAAGACACTAGAATCACCTTATCAAGTATTAAAAGTGATTATTCTTCCCCGGATGGAAATAAATCGAAAGAGCACTCCCGAGAACAAACAAAAGAAGGACAAGTACACAAGAAGGTTTTGAGGCCACAATTGAGTAATAATATGACTATGAGTATGATCACTAGCCTTGAGTTCTCAGAAGCACTTCCTTTTGCTGCTTTCACTTCATTGCTGGTGGAGATGGTTGCAAAACTAGGCCATGTTATGGATAAAGTTGAAGAATTGGGCAATATGTCTCACTTTAGAAAGTTTAGAGATGatgagaatgatgatgatgagattGTTGTAACTTGTGAGAGACCAAAAACGAATACAGCTGACAATGACTTACCTTCTTATGGAGGAGTAGAGTAGCTGTTTCATTAAAACTTTCCTTCACGGTTTCAATGTCTATCATCACATGAGCAGAGTTATACATGTAAGTAAGCATGCATACTCACATTCATATGTGAATGTCAAGGTACTTAACAAACCAAATATACTTCATTATCCCTAATGTGCAAAGTGAAGTTCTTTGGTATGTTAAGTTTGCTTGCATTGTTTTAGTTGAATGGTGTGTATACATTACCTATTTTGAGCTTTTGTGTAGGGAAGAGTAAGGTCTATACTTCTTTACTATCTCGAAAATGATTGTAAAATGAACATTAGTGCATGTGTCCATCTTCCCCGTGTGATTGTCATATACCCATTGAATTGAAACTTGGGTAGCTTTGGAATGATCATTGAACATTATCGAATTTCATTTTGTGCCTCTACTTAGTAGTAACAATGGCAGACGTATAACTGCTAGGATTCTGGTCTAGCCCTTTTGTTCGTATATATGGGCTCTAAAATTCAAAGGTATTTATTACCTATGATTACTTTGTACGGCTTACTTTGTTCCTAAAATAGTTGTACATTAATACAAGGGGGTCAACAATACAGCATAACAATCCCATAATTATCTCAATCAGTGTTtaaaaaaccggaccggaccggccggtcggaccggtcgaaccgggaaccggccaggtaaccggtctggttcaatagtcagatcgggtatgccatcaaaccggtgggaaccggtgaaaaccggtgaaaaccgggaaaaccggaaaaaccgggaaaaccgaAAAACCGgtggtttaattgcttttttttatttttttttaaactttttttttaaactatttttttaaacttttttttaaacttttttttaaatttttttttaaactttttttttaacatttcttttaaacttttttttaaatatatttagtagtgtattacttaaatagcattctcacatagtttttttcgttagtgacaaattaaaaactttattgtctatttgttatctttgctaataaattttcttaaatagcataaagatattgaattttatttgattttctttttaggaggatcctattttgaattaaatttggtacatattggagttattttgttataaactattcaattagattatgttgtaattagactttgtttgcaattatactttgtaattttttactattttgttatgtgtgatacctttgtttaaaatttgaatttaagttatgaaattgtgaatttatgatatatatttttaaaaaatttaaaagctagttatatttttttagagactgaatcatccggttcgaccggttttatacctatataatgacaggtccattcaaccgagttatccggtttaatccggtttggtcgtgcggttcgaccagtgacccagtggttcgaccgataaaccagtgacccagtaccctcaccggttcgatgaccggtccggtttttaaaacactgatctCAATACATAAAGCACACCAGCTGTACAATAATGAGATAATCCTGAAATTATCTCATTACCATAATTTTCTCATTAGGATCACCATACTTTCACCGTACAAATATGTTCTTTATTATTGTGTAATCTCTTTTTTATTTCTTCATCCTTGGTGTTTGCGGTTTAGCAATAAATGTCTGTATTGTGCATTTAAGATTTTCAATGCTATGCAATTTTTgttcttattttaaatttctttattttgtttacagtttgtttttaattcttgaatagtacatctgtttgttttattatatatCTGTTTGTTTTATTATATGCGGATAATCAAAAcaagaaataaaatatattgttttatatttttattatgtaatCGTCTTAATATCATTCACAATAATGTGAATTTTTTACTTTTATATGCTACAAATTGTATTTTATTTACACTTAACTAATATTTAGTAAACAAATTTTatcttgaaaataaataaataaaatatttttttttaaattcgtcTTGGGCCTTAATATGTGTTGGGTTAGCCCTCTCTATCTTTGTCATTTGCATTGTTTTTATTGGAAATTTCTTTGTGCACCCATATATCTTCTTAGGGGCTTCTGACGAAATTCCAGTTTTTCTAAGGGACaatggatggttttgaaaaagttGAGACCACCAATTTGGAATTTGATTCTAGCCATAAAGTAGAATAATTTTCATATTTCGCAATTTCTATTACCAAAATAGCTCTCCTCCTCGAGGGCTACTTAAGGCACTTTAGTGCAAGCAAACCAACAAGAAGGACTGGAGTTGTTGGATGTTTCTCAGTGCTGCTAGAAATTAGTAACCAAAAAGCTCTGCGTCGAACTTCAGCCCCTTCAAGTTGGCGACGGGGCAACAGCCTCTGACGCCCCACACCATTGCGGCAGGAGGAGGCTTGCCCATCAGCCTACTTTGCCAAGACGTGCCAGTTCTACATACAAAGCCTAAcctaatattaaaagaaaaactacCAAAATGATTGGCCTCATGGTCTCAGAATACCCTCTGCACGTAGTAATACTTGGCAACCTTACTGAAGAATCTTCAATATTTCACTTGACCCTGTTAGAGAGTGGAAGATTTCAAATGAATTCTCTTCGTGACTTGAGTCCGAGGATTATGTAGATTTACATTGAAGCTTTTCATGATCCGAAACTTTGCCACCGAGTTTGAGCAAGTTTTTGGAGTTGAGTTCCTTGTGAAAGAAATTTAAGAGATAACACTATTGATCGCTGATTGCCAATATGTTTTCACATCTTTGAACCAGACCTTATTTATGACAAGCCAAATAGCATTGATCGTGTTGATGACAATAACTAAAACAACAACTCTGTGTTGGGCGGACCAAGGTTTATTCAGGGCAATCCAAATGTCCTCCAAAAAAGAAATGTTTTGGTTGAGAAGTGGAGCCAAAGGATATGGATCCTTAGGGCATGCGATATTGAAGTTAGTGAAGTCAACACACATGTGTCATTTGTTTGATGACTTTCAAACAAaaactatgttagccaaccaatACCGGTACTTAACCTCGCATATAAATTTGGCGTTGCTTTGTTTTTTAACTTCTTTATAATGGTTGCCCTCTTCTCCTCTTCTACCTTACACTTTCTCTAGGACACTGGCTTCAATGTGGAATCAATGGCGAGGAGATATCAAATCATTCTTGTATCTATCTATGGCATTTCAGAAGGCACTTAGGTGAACAAATCTATGTTCCCCCTCAATATGGTGATCAGTTCCTCCTCCTTAAAATTAGATTGCGAGATGCTCAACTTAGCGACTTAATGGTCCAAGGGTCCAATCCGAACAATCATTAGGCCTTCTGTATGAGTGAGCCTTTTGTTCCTTGACCCCAATCTAGGATCCCAAGACGTAGAATCTACCTTTTGCGGGTCTGGATTAGGGGTTGCAGTTGCAACAACCTGAACCCTTCTCAATTCTAAGCTATTTAGATAAAATTCTTGGGTGACCTCCTGGTCTCCCTAGATCACTCCAACTCACCTTCTAGGCAACAGGTACTTCATTCTCAAATGAAGGGTGGAAAAGACCGCCACCAACAAGTTAAGGGCGGGTCACCCTAAGATAGCATTGTATGAGGACAAGGCATTTACTACAAGATATTTTACTTTGACAGTTTTTGCACTTGCCTCCGCATCAaacattgtttccaacattatGTGACCTTTTACCTATAGTTGTTCGCTTGACATACCAATCAAAGACTTTTGGAATATTCGAATGTCATTTGGATAAAGCTGAAACCCATGAAAGGAACTCTAGAATAAGACATTTAATGAGCTCTCGTGGATTAACCTGGCCCCACGGTGGACGCCAATTGTACTAGCTAAAAGTATAATATATGACAAGGTTTTGTAGTTAAGAACTGCCAAATGTTTTTAAGGTTGTTGTGGCGTTAGATCAAGCTCACGTAGGGAGGGTGAGAAGCTCTGCCTATGGTGTTTTTAAAGGCAATTGAATATATCCTCTTCAACCAAGGTTTAGGTATTTAGAGAAACCTCTTAGGTCCGGGTCATAGGACCCAAGAAAGCAATATTTCTACCTCCCACTTCCAGGAGCGTGGGGAGTGGGAATTTACTTCCTTTATTTCTATGAGGAACGTGGCTTCCCCTCCTTTGACTTCGTCTCTCATATCATTATGGATAGGGACAAGTCGTTTCCCATGTTTCCATAGATGGGCGAGTAATCTAGAAAATAGGTGAAATTATTAAGAAATGGGCGCACACTGTGATAAAGGGCGGTCATAACAACAGGAGGGCGACTAGCGCCCCTGCTTAAGGCGAAGGTTGTTGTTCGCCTGCCTCTTGGTGAATCTTGTGTCACCTCATATATATCCTTCCTTTTGCGAAtataccagcacaaattccaaTTTCTTCTTGGTACCTAGAGCACGACACATTGATCGCGTCCATGAATGATAGTTGAAGCCATTTA encodes the following:
- the LOC131631241 gene encoding aluminum-activated malate transporter 14-like, which produces MDNETNTAKLSSSHWKSFYSFADKVKRFPGLVRRTIWKVGKDDPRKVVHSLKVGLALTLISLLYLADPLYKGIGKNAVVAVMTVVVVMEFTVGGTLSKGLNRGLGTLSAGLLAFFIEYLADAPGHIFRAVFIGAAVFILGAAATYIRFIPYIKKNYDYGVMIFLLTFNLIIVSSYRVDNVLSMAKDRISTICIGVALCLVMSLLVFPNWSGEDLHKSTISKLDGIANSIEVTVVEYFNDSEKQANEDDSSEDPIYKCYEAILDSKAKDETLAMQANWEPRYSRSCHRIPWQQYATVGASLRHFSYTVVALHGCLQSEIQTPRSIRNLYKDSCIKLAKEVSKVLRVMANSIRNKRQIPLERLSDNLSEALQDLDNALKSHPQLLLGSRNGRSQIPITPKTPKTPNLYMLDEDTRITLSSIKSDYSSPDGNKSKEHSREQTKEGQVHKKVLRPQLSNNMTMSMITSLEFSEALPFAAFTSLLVEMVAKLGHVMDKVEELGNMSHFRKFRDDENDDDEIVVTCERPKTNTADNDLPSYGGVE